The Kribbella shirazensis genomic interval GACGACATGACCGGCCGTCGGGATCGAGATGCGGACACCGTCCGCGATCTGCGGCAGCAGTCCCATCGTGACGAACTCGGTGGTCCCGATCGCGAACCCGCCGGTCGCCAGCGCGAACAGCGCCAGGCTCACATGCCGTGAGGTCGTGTCAGGAGTCACTGGGGTGGTCACCCCTGATTGTTGCATCGGATCTCCAGGCCATCACAATCCACGCACCCGGAGCCCGCTGAGCGTGGGGACCGCCGGAGCGGTCGCATTGTGATGGCCTGGCGGTCCGTGCCATGCAAGGATCCGGCATGGCCAACTTCGGGGACTACCAGTTGCAGATCTACCTGCAGGGGATGCTGCAGGGGACGACGCCGGAGATCACGACCGACCTGGCGCGGCTGGAGTCGCAGGCGGCCGGGAAGTTACCGGCCGAGGCGATGGGGTACATCGTGCCGAGCGCGGGCAGCGGCGCGACCGCGCGCGCCAACCAGGCGGCGTTCGAACGCTGGCGCCTGGTGCCCCGGATGCTCCGCGGCAGCACCGAACGCGACCTGTCCTGCACGATCCTGGGTACGGCGATGCCCGCGCCGGTCCTGGTCGCGCCGATCGGCGTACAGACGCTCGCGCACCCGGACGGCGAGCTGGCGACGGCCCGCGCCGCCGGCACGCTCGGTCTGACCTACACACACTCGACCCAGGCCAGCCACGCGATCGAGCAGATCGAGGCAGCCAGCAAGTGGTTCCAGCTGTACTACCCGACCGACCGGGACGTCTGCCTGAGCTTCCTGCAGCGCGCGAAGGCGGCGGGGTACGGCGTACTCGTCGTCACCCTCGACACCGGGACGATCGGGTGGCGCCCGGCGGATCTGGATCGCGGGTTCCTGCCGTTCCTGAAGGGGGAGGGGCTGGCGAACTACTTCAGTGACCCCGCGTTCCAGGCGAAGCTGGCCAAGCCGGTCGCCGAGGACCCGGGCGCGGCGGTGATGCACTGGGCGCAGATGTTCCCGAACGTCGGGCTGGCGTGGGACGACCTGTCGTTCCTGCGCGACAACTGGGACGGGCCGATCGTGCTGAAGGGCATCACCCATGTCGAGGACGCCAAGCTCGCCGCCGAGCACGGCGTCGACGGCATCGTGGTCTCGAACCACGGCGGCCGCCAGGTCGACGGCGCGGTCGCCGCGCTGGACGCGCTGCCCGCGATCGCGGACGCGGTCGGCGAACAGCTGACGATCCTGTTCGACTCCGGCGTGCGCACCGGAGCCGACGCCGCGAAGGCGCTCGCCCTGGGCGCCAAGGCGATCCTCCTCGGCCGCCCCCTCCTCTACGGCCTCGCGCTGGCCGGCCAAGCAGGCGTCGAGCACGTACTGCGCTGCTTTCTCGCCGAACTCGACCTCACCCTCGCCCTCTCCGGCCACGCCAACCACCGAGAACTCACCCGCGACTCGGTGGTGCGCGCGTGAAGGGGGTTGTGTTCGATCTGGACGACACGTTGTTCGATCACCGGGGGTCGGCGACGTTCGCGGTCCGGAGTTGGGTCGCGGAGCTGGGCGTCGCGCCGACCGACGAGCTGGTCGTCGAGTGGTTCGCGATCGAGGACCGCGTCTACCCTCGCTGGCTCGCCGGGGAGCTGACCCATCAAGGGCAGCGACGCGCCAGGCTGCACGAGTTCCTCCCGCTCGTCGGCCACCCGGTGCCGCCGACGGAGGGTGAGCAGGACGAGTTCTTCGAGGGCTACCTGAAGCACTACCGGGGCAGCTGGATCGCGTTCCCGGACGCGCGTCCCGCCCTGGAAGTTGCTCGCGGCAACGGATGGCGGATCGGCGTACTCACCAACGGCAGTACGACGCAGCAGAACGCGAAGCTGGCCGCGATCGGGCTTGCCGAGTTCGTCGACGTGGTGTGCACGTCCGAGTCCCTCGGCGTCAGCAAGCCCGATCCAGTGGCTTACCAACGCGTCTGCGAAGCACTGGGCTGCGAGCCGTCCGACGTACTGATGATCGGCGACAACCTCGAGCTGGACGTCCTCGCCGCCCGCCGAGCCGGCCTGACCGCGCGACACCTCGACCGCGCGGCCGGACACGGCCTGCTCGAGCTTCTCTAGTTGATCGTCCAGGTGTCGGCGCCGGTGACGAGGGACTGCAGGTCGCCGGGGCCCTGGGTTTCCTCGGCGGTGGTGATCTGCTGGCGGACCAGGTCGTCGTACGCCGGGCGGTCGACGGCGCGGAACACGCCGACGGGTGCGCGGTGCAGGACGCCGGCGTCGGTGAGGCGGGACAGGGCGAACGCGTACGCCGGGTCGTCGGTGTGGGCGTCGTGGACGACCAGGTCGGCCTCGCCGTTCGGCAGGTCGGCGATCTCGCGGACGGCCAGCGACGCGAACCCGTCGCGGACCACGCCGAGCCGCCCGTCGGTGCCGAACCGGATCGGTTCGCCGTGCACCAGCGGGATGATCGCGTCGTCCCGGGTCTCCGGGTCCTTGAACGCCTCGAACGCGTTGTCGTTGAAGATCGGGCAGTTCTGGTAGATCTCCACGAACGCCGTACCGCGGTGCTCGGCCGCGGCCCGCAGGACCGAGGTCAGGTGCTTGCGGTCGGAGTCGACCGTCCGCGCCACGAACGTCGCCTCCGCGCCGAGCGCCAGCGAGACCGGGTTGAACGGGTTGTCCACCGACCCCATCGGCGTCGACTTCGTCACCTTGCCCGGCTCCGACGTCGGCGAGTACTGCCCCTTGGTGAGGCCGTAGATCCGGTTGTTGAACAGCAGGATCTTGAGGTTCACGTTCCGCCGCAGCGTGTGGATCAGGTGGTTGCCGCCGATCGACAGCGCGTCGCCGTCACCGGTCACCACCCACACGCTCAGGTCCGGCCGGGCCGTCGCCAGCCCGGTCGCGATCGCCGGCGCGCGGCCGTGGATCGAGTGCATGCCGTACGTCGACAGGTAGTACGGGAACCGGGACGAGCAGCCGATCCCGGAGACCATCGCGACGTTCTCGCGCTTGATCCCCAGCTCGGGCAGGAACCCCTGGAAGGCCGCGAGTACGGCGTAGTCGCCGCAGCCGGGGCACCAGCGGACCTCCTGGTCCGACACGTACTCCTTGCGGTTCTGCGGCTCGGTCGCGGCCGGGACGCCGTGCAGACCGTTCGGCAGGCTGGGCATGCCGAGCTCTACGGTGCTCATCGTGCTCCCCCTGTTTGCATTCCAGGCTTGAGATGGCCGTTCTGGTCGACCAGTGCCTCACCGTGCTTGACGGCGGCCGCGGCCGCCCCCAGGTGGCGGGCGTCGTCGTCGATGCCCTCGGTCTCCTCGACCAGGTTGCCGATCACCTCGGCCAGCTCCGCCGCGCCGAGCGGCATACCGCGGACCTGCGCGTAGGAGACGACGTCGACCAGGTACTTCGAACGCAGCAGCATCGCCAGCTGGCCCAGGTTCATCTCCGGGACCAGGACCTTCTCGTACGACCGCAGCACGTCCCCGAGATTCGACGGGAACGGGTTCAGGTGCCGCAGGTGCGCCTGCGCGACCTTGCCGCCGACCTTGCGGACCCGGCGGACACCGGCGCCGATCGGGCCGTACGTCGAACCCCACCCGAGCACCAGGACCTTCGCCGTACCGTCGGGATCGTCGACCTCGATCGGCGGGATCGACCGGGCGACCGCGTCCACCTTCGCCTGCCGGGTCCGGATCATCAGGTCGTGGTTGGCCGGGTCGTAGGAGATGTTGCCGGTCTTGTCCTCCTTCTCCAGGCCGCCGATCCGGTGGTCCAGGCCCGCGGTCCCCGGGATCGCCCAGGCGCGGGCGAGGGTCTCCGGGTCACGCTCGTACGGGAGGTAGAGCGGCTTGCCGTCCGGGCCGGTCGCGTTGGGCGCGGTCGTGAAGTCCGGGTCGATCGTCGGCAGGTCGTCGACGACCGGGATCTTCCACGGCTCGGACCCGTTCGCCAGGTAGCCGTCGGACAGCACGATCACCGGCGTGCGGTAGGTGATCGCGATCCGGGCCGCCTCGATCGCGATCGCGAAGCAGTCCGCGGGGGACTGCGCCGCGAGCACCGGCAGCGGGGCCTCGCCGTTGCGGCCGAACATCACCTGCAGCAGGTCGGCCTGCTCGGTCTTGGTCGGCATACCCGTCGAGGGCCCGGCGCGCTGGATGTCGCAGACCACCAGCGGCAGTTCGAGCATCACGCCGAGACCGATCGTCTCGGACTTCAGGCTGATCCCCGGGCCGGACGACGTGGTGACGCCGAGCGCGCCGCCGAACGACGCGCCGAGCGCGGCGCCGACACCGGCGATCTCGTCCTCGGCCTGGATCGTGGTCACGTTGAACCGCTTGAGCTTGGACAGCTCGTGCAGGACGTCGGACGCCGGGGTGATCGGGTACGCGCCGAGGACCAGCGGCAACCCGGCCCGCTGCGCGCCCGCCACCAGGCCGTACGCCAGTGCGAGGTTGCCGGAGATGTTCCGGTACGTGCCGGCGGCCATGCTGGCCGGCTTCACCTCGTACCGGACCGAGAACTCCTCGGCGGTCTCACCGAAGTTGTAGCCCGCGCGGAAGGCCGCGATGTTCGCGTCGCGGATGTCCGCCTTGGACGCGAACTTGGTCTCCAGGAACGAGATCGTCGACTCGACCGGCCGCTGGAACAGCCAGGACACCAGGCCGAGCGCGTACATGTTCTTCGCCCGCGACGCGTCCTTGCGGGACAGGCCGAACTCCTTGACCGACTCCACCGTCATGCCGGTCAGGTTCAGCGGTACGACGTGGTAGCCGTCGAGCTCGCCGGTCTCCAGCGGGTTCTCGTCGTACCCGATCCGCTTCAGGTTGCGCGCGGTGAAGTCGGCGGTGTCGACGATCAGGGTCGCGCCCCGCGGCACGTCCTTGAGGTTCGCCTTGAGCGCCGCCGGGTTCATAGCGATCAGCACATCGGGCGCATCACCCGGCGTGAGGATGTCGTGGTCGGCGAAGTGGAGCTGGAAGGAGCTGACTCCCGGCAGGGTCCCGGCTGGTGCCCGGATCTCCGCTGGGAAGTTGGGCAACGTCGACAGGTCGTTGCCGAACGATGCCGTTTCCGCTGTGAACCTGTCCCCCGTGAGTTGCATCCCGTCGCCGGAGTCGCCGGCGAAGCGGATCACCACGCGGTCGAGCTGCTTGACCTCGATGGTCACTGTTCTGTTCATCTCCAAGTCGAAGCTTGGGTCGGTCTGCCACCTCGTGGACGACAGGTCGATCCCCCCGTCAGGGCGATAACCCCAATATTAGTTCGCCCTTTGCACGGAACCATGCGGAAGCCCCGGTGGTCCACAGCCTGGGACGCGGTGTCAGAAGGTGGTCCGATCCGGTAGGACCCTCAGCTCCTCCTGATATCACCCTCCGCAAGCGCTCGCTTGCGATCCGCAGTGAGAAGCGGCAGGGTGGCGGTCGTCTTGTTGTGACCTCAGGGAGTTGTCTCATGCGCCGTGTGCGGTTGCTCGCCGGATTGCTGACAGTGCTCGTCTCGGGGTGCGCTGCCCCGATCGCCCCGGCGAACAGCGCCCTGAGTCTGGGCAGTACCGCGGCCGCGGCGCCTGTCTCCGTCACGGCGCCCGCCCGGACGGCGAAGATCCACAGCATCCGGACGACCGACGCGACCAAGGGCGTGATCACGGTGGTCGGGACGCTGTCGCCGGCGCCCGCGGCCGGCACCCGGATCCCGTTGCACCAGTGGATCCCGTCGCTGAAGCGGTGGCAGGAGGTCGCGCACGGGTACTCGTCCGGCGGCAGCGTGACGATCACCACGGTGCAGCCCGGGTCGGTCCGGACGTACCGGATCGCGGTCGGCCCACAGGCGCCGTACGCCGCGGCGATCTCGCCGATGATCAGCTTCAAGCACTACGTGTGGCGCGGGATGTTCAAGAAGGGCCTGCCGGCCGCGGGCGGGGCGGGACAGCCGCAGTTCACCGTCGTACCGCCGAAGGAAGGGCCGCGGCGGTCCGAGGCCGACCTGCTGGCGAACCAGGGCGGGTACGTCTGGGGCGAGGTCGACGCGACCGGGTGCCGGTACTCGCGGAACTGGCTGGGCAACCTGACCGACGGGCTGGTCCGGGTCTCGCTGCACAACGGGACCAAGGCGATGACGTCGCTCCGCGTCCAGCAGGAGACCGAGAGCTGGCTGAACCACGACATCTCCGGCGTGACCCGCCTGCGCCTCCAGGTCGCCGACATCCGCTCCGGCTACGGTCCGTACGTTTCCATCGACTCGTTGCTGCTCTGCACGAACTAGACTGCTGCCCGTGTCGGACAGCTATGGCGTCATCGCCGCGGTGGTCGCGCTCGGCCTGGTCGGGCTGATCGGCGCGTTCGCGCTGAACAAGGCGCTGACCGTCACGTATCCGACCGAGGGCAAGCTCACGACGTACGAGTCCGGCGTCGACCCGGTCGGCGAGGGCTGGGCCCAGATGCACATCCGGTACTACCTGTTCGCGTACCTCTATGTGATCTTCGCCGTCGACGCGATCTACCTCTTCCCGTGGGCCACCATCTTCGCGACCCTCGGCTTCGCCACCCTGATCGAGATGTTCGTCTTCCTCGCCTTCGTGGCGGTAGGCCTCCTGTACGCCTACCGCAAGGGCGTCCTCCGCTGGACCTAGGCCGGAGGGAACCGCGCCGTTCCGGGGAGCGTCGACTTGAGGAGCCCGCCTGGGCTCACTCAACCCAACTGCGCCACCCGGAAGGGAACTCGAGCATGGCAAAGGCTGACCCGAACAAGCGCCCGAAGAAGAGCGACATGGAGGTAAGCAAGCAAATACTCGATGGAGCCCAGCGACAGTCCCGCAACAATGCCAACAGGGCCGCGACGGGC includes:
- a CDS encoding alpha-hydroxy-acid oxidizing protein, whose amino-acid sequence is MANFGDYQLQIYLQGMLQGTTPEITTDLARLESQAAGKLPAEAMGYIVPSAGSGATARANQAAFERWRLVPRMLRGSTERDLSCTILGTAMPAPVLVAPIGVQTLAHPDGELATARAAGTLGLTYTHSTQASHAIEQIEAASKWFQLYYPTDRDVCLSFLQRAKAAGYGVLVVTLDTGTIGWRPADLDRGFLPFLKGEGLANYFSDPAFQAKLAKPVAEDPGAAVMHWAQMFPNVGLAWDDLSFLRDNWDGPIVLKGITHVEDAKLAAEHGVDGIVVSNHGGRQVDGAVAALDALPAIADAVGEQLTILFDSGVRTGADAAKALALGAKAILLGRPLLYGLALAGQAGVEHVLRCFLAELDLTLALSGHANHRELTRDSVVRA
- a CDS encoding HAD-IA family hydrolase, with the protein product MKGVVFDLDDTLFDHRGSATFAVRSWVAELGVAPTDELVVEWFAIEDRVYPRWLAGELTHQGQRRARLHEFLPLVGHPVPPTEGEQDEFFEGYLKHYRGSWIAFPDARPALEVARGNGWRIGVLTNGSTTQQNAKLAAIGLAEFVDVVCTSESLGVSKPDPVAYQRVCEALGCEPSDVLMIGDNLELDVLAARRAGLTARHLDRAAGHGLLELL
- a CDS encoding 2-oxoacid:ferredoxin oxidoreductase subunit beta, yielding MSTVELGMPSLPNGLHGVPAATEPQNRKEYVSDQEVRWCPGCGDYAVLAAFQGFLPELGIKRENVAMVSGIGCSSRFPYYLSTYGMHSIHGRAPAIATGLATARPDLSVWVVTGDGDALSIGGNHLIHTLRRNVNLKILLFNNRIYGLTKGQYSPTSEPGKVTKSTPMGSVDNPFNPVSLALGAEATFVARTVDSDRKHLTSVLRAAAEHRGTAFVEIYQNCPIFNDNAFEAFKDPETRDDAIIPLVHGEPIRFGTDGRLGVVRDGFASLAVREIADLPNGEADLVVHDAHTDDPAYAFALSRLTDAGVLHRAPVGVFRAVDRPAYDDLVRQQITTAEETQGPGDLQSLVTGADTWTIN
- a CDS encoding 2-oxoacid:acceptor oxidoreductase subunit alpha, which gives rise to MNRTVTIEVKQLDRVVIRFAGDSGDGMQLTGDRFTAETASFGNDLSTLPNFPAEIRAPAGTLPGVSSFQLHFADHDILTPGDAPDVLIAMNPAALKANLKDVPRGATLIVDTADFTARNLKRIGYDENPLETGELDGYHVVPLNLTGMTVESVKEFGLSRKDASRAKNMYALGLVSWLFQRPVESTISFLETKFASKADIRDANIAAFRAGYNFGETAEEFSVRYEVKPASMAAGTYRNISGNLALAYGLVAGAQRAGLPLVLGAYPITPASDVLHELSKLKRFNVTTIQAEDEIAGVGAALGASFGGALGVTTSSGPGISLKSETIGLGVMLELPLVVCDIQRAGPSTGMPTKTEQADLLQVMFGRNGEAPLPVLAAQSPADCFAIAIEAARIAITYRTPVIVLSDGYLANGSEPWKIPVVDDLPTIDPDFTTAPNATGPDGKPLYLPYERDPETLARAWAIPGTAGLDHRIGGLEKEDKTGNISYDPANHDLMIRTRQAKVDAVARSIPPIEVDDPDGTAKVLVLGWGSTYGPIGAGVRRVRKVGGKVAQAHLRHLNPFPSNLGDVLRSYEKVLVPEMNLGQLAMLLRSKYLVDVVSYAQVRGMPLGAAELAEVIGNLVEETEGIDDDARHLGAAAAAVKHGEALVDQNGHLKPGMQTGGAR
- a CDS encoding NADH-quinone oxidoreductase subunit A; its protein translation is MSDSYGVIAAVVALGLVGLIGAFALNKALTVTYPTEGKLTTYESGVDPVGEGWAQMHIRYYLFAYLYVIFAVDAIYLFPWATIFATLGFATLIEMFVFLAFVAVGLLYAYRKGVLRWT